The Streptomyces camelliae genome window below encodes:
- the pulA gene encoding pullulanase-type alpha-1,6-glucosidase: MIPRARRAAAVTATALAAALIQPLAAHAATPPAPPSDAALAAQPARHDDTREQFYFVMPDRFANGDKANDQGGLTGSRTVTGYDPTDKGFYQGGDLKGLTQKLDYIKGLGTTAIWMAPIFKNQPVQGTGANASAGYHGYWITDFTQVDPHFGTNQDLKTLISKAHAKGMKVFFDVITNHTADVVSYKEKSSDYLSKGAFPYLTKDGRPFDDADYADGTKKFPAVDSNSFPYTPQVTSKSKVPAWLNDPTMYHNRGDSTFAGESATYGDFSGLDDLWTERPEVVHGMEKIYERWVEDFAVDGFRIDTVKHVDMPFWTQWATALDTYAAAHGRKKFFMFGEVYSADTSLTSPYVTQGRLDATLDFPFQDAARSYASQGGSAQKLANVFGDDWKYTTDKANAYEQVTFLGNHDMGRIGYFLKQDNPKATDAEILKKDELANEVMFLSRGNPVVYYGDEQGFTGSGGDKDARQTMFASKVPDYLKDDEIGTTRTHASDSYDPGAPLYRQIAALSRLRTANPALTDGVQTERYAADGAGIYAFTRTDARTGQEYVVALNNASEPKTATFATGSAGMAYRGIYGATDAVKSDGDDKVTLTVPAESAVVYRATGTLAQPAVKPVITLQAPAAGATGTVSLSADVGGTSRSSEAETGGGGRLNRVVFAAQVGNARWQVLGSADHAPYKVTQTLDKAVPAGTALRYKAVVVDSAGHTASATASSTSGTPPAPPVPTASSRDYVIVHYKRTDGDYDNWGLYAWGDIADGEATTWPAGHPFTGRDAWGAFAYVKVKPGASTVGFLVVDKNGNKDVSADRDIDVTKNGEVWVEQGKPDVQTTKPAYPAQDTTKAVIHYHRADGNYDGWGLHVWTGAANPTDWSKPLQPVKTDAYGAVFEVPLTAGATSLSYIIHKGDDKDLPTDQSLDLKANGYEVWLLNGQEKYLLPQPAGSTAALDLTTSKAVWIDRDTVAWNGADGAASTQLLSSRDGSIAVKDGTLTSDDERWIRLEKTTLTDAQKAKFPYLKDYTAWSVDPRDSGRVRTALTGQLVASQRAANGAVLAATGVQIAGVLDDLYPGATKARLGPVFHDGKPTLSVWAPTAQSVSLELDGSVKAMHRDDTTGVWSVTGPASWTGKPYRYVVRVWAPSVRKMVVNKVTDPYSLALTADSERSLVVDLDDRSLAPSGWAALRKPTAVPLKDAQIQELHIRDFSVADKTVPAQDQGTYLAFTDKNSDGSKHLRALARAGTSYVHLLPAFDFATVPEKKADQASPACDLASYPADSDQQQACVAKTAAKDAYNWGYDPYHFTVPEGSYATDPDGTARTVQFRKMVQALNGDGLRVVMDVVYNHTAASGQADTSVLDKIVPGYYQRLLADGSVANSTCCSNTAPENAMMGKLVVDSIVTWAKEYKVDGFRFDLMGHHPKANILAVRKALDALTVAKDGVDGKKIILYGEGWNFGEVANDARFVQATQQNMAGTGIATFSDRARDAVRGGSPFDSDPGVQGFASGLYTDPNSSSANGTSAEQKARLLHYQDLIKVGLSGNLAKYRFTDTDGKEVTGAEVDYGGSPAGYADAPGDALAYVDAHDNESLFDALTYKLPAKTGAADRARMQVLAMATAALSQGPALSQAGTDLLRSKSLDRNSYDSGDWFNAIHWNCADGNGFGRGLPMAADNRSKWSYAGPLLSSVRVGCSDITAASAAYQDLLRIRTTEKAFSLDTAAQVQDELSFPLSGKDETPGVITMKLGDLVVVFNATPQRQEQTIGALAGTAYRLHPVQASGADPVVKTSSYTVGSGTFGVPARTVAVFSRSDK; encoded by the coding sequence GTGATACCGAGAGCGAGACGGGCCGCGGCCGTCACCGCGACAGCCCTGGCCGCCGCCCTGATCCAGCCACTGGCGGCCCACGCAGCCACCCCGCCCGCACCCCCGTCGGACGCGGCGCTCGCCGCCCAGCCCGCCCGGCACGACGACACCCGCGAGCAGTTCTACTTCGTCATGCCGGACCGTTTCGCCAACGGGGACAAGGCCAACGACCAGGGCGGCCTGACCGGCTCGCGCACGGTCACCGGCTACGACCCCACCGACAAGGGCTTCTACCAGGGCGGCGACCTCAAGGGCCTGACACAGAAGCTCGACTACATCAAGGGGCTCGGCACCACCGCCATCTGGATGGCCCCCATCTTCAAGAACCAGCCCGTGCAGGGCACCGGCGCGAACGCCTCGGCCGGCTACCACGGCTACTGGATCACCGACTTCACCCAGGTCGACCCGCACTTCGGCACCAACCAGGACCTGAAGACCCTCATCTCCAAGGCCCACGCCAAGGGCATGAAGGTCTTCTTCGACGTCATCACCAACCACACCGCCGACGTCGTCAGCTACAAGGAGAAGTCCTCCGACTACCTCTCCAAGGGCGCCTTCCCGTACCTGACGAAGGACGGCAGGCCGTTCGACGACGCCGACTACGCCGACGGCACGAAGAAGTTCCCGGCCGTCGACAGCAACTCCTTCCCGTACACCCCGCAGGTCACCAGCAAGAGCAAGGTCCCGGCCTGGCTCAACGACCCGACGATGTACCACAACCGCGGCGACTCGACCTTCGCCGGCGAGTCCGCCACCTACGGCGACTTCTCCGGCCTGGACGACCTGTGGACCGAGCGTCCCGAGGTCGTCCACGGCATGGAGAAGATCTACGAGCGCTGGGTCGAGGACTTCGCCGTCGACGGGTTCCGGATCGACACCGTCAAGCACGTCGACATGCCGTTCTGGACCCAGTGGGCGACCGCACTGGACACGTACGCCGCCGCGCACGGGCGGAAGAAGTTCTTCATGTTCGGCGAGGTCTACTCCGCCGACACCTCCCTCACCTCCCCGTACGTCACCCAGGGCCGCCTCGACGCCACCCTCGACTTCCCCTTCCAGGACGCGGCCCGCAGCTACGCCTCCCAGGGCGGCAGCGCGCAGAAGCTCGCCAACGTCTTCGGCGACGACTGGAAGTACACGACCGACAAGGCCAACGCGTACGAGCAGGTCACCTTCCTCGGCAACCACGACATGGGCCGCATCGGGTACTTCCTGAAGCAGGACAACCCGAAGGCCACGGACGCCGAGATCCTCAAGAAGGACGAGCTCGCCAACGAGGTCATGTTCCTCAGCCGCGGCAACCCGGTCGTCTACTACGGCGACGAGCAGGGCTTCACCGGGTCCGGCGGCGACAAGGACGCCCGCCAGACCATGTTCGCCTCCAAGGTGCCCGACTATCTCAAGGACGACGAGATCGGCACCACCCGCACCCACGCCAGCGACTCCTACGACCCCGGCGCCCCGCTCTACCGGCAGATCGCCGCCCTCTCCAGGCTCCGCACCGCCAACCCGGCGCTGACCGACGGCGTCCAGACCGAGCGGTACGCGGCCGACGGCGCCGGGATCTACGCCTTCACCCGGACGGACGCCAGGACCGGCCAGGAGTACGTCGTCGCCCTCAACAACGCGAGCGAGCCGAAGACGGCCACCTTCGCCACCGGGTCCGCCGGCATGGCGTACCGGGGGATCTACGGCGCCACGGACGCGGTGAAGTCCGACGGGGACGACAAGGTCACCCTCACCGTCCCGGCCGAGTCCGCCGTCGTCTACCGGGCCACCGGCACCCTCGCCCAGCCCGCGGTCAAGCCGGTGATCACCCTCCAGGCCCCGGCCGCCGGAGCCACCGGGACGGTGTCGCTGAGCGCCGACGTTGGGGGCACCTCCCGGTCGAGCGAAGCCGAGACTGGGGGAGGCGGCCGGCTGAACCGGGTCGTCTTCGCCGCCCAGGTCGGCAACGCCCGGTGGCAGGTGCTCGGCTCTGCCGACCACGCCCCGTACAAGGTCACCCAGACCCTCGACAAGGCCGTACCCGCCGGGACCGCGCTGCGTTACAAGGCCGTCGTCGTCGACTCGGCCGGGCACACCGCGAGCGCCACGGCGAGCAGCACCTCCGGCACCCCGCCCGCGCCCCCGGTCCCCACGGCCTCCTCGCGGGACTACGTGATCGTCCACTACAAGCGCACCGACGGCGACTACGACAACTGGGGCCTGTACGCCTGGGGCGACATCGCCGACGGCGAGGCCACCACCTGGCCGGCCGGGCACCCCTTCACCGGCCGGGACGCCTGGGGCGCCTTCGCCTACGTCAAGGTCAAGCCCGGCGCCTCGACCGTGGGCTTCCTGGTCGTCGACAAGAACGGGAACAAGGACGTCTCGGCCGACCGGGACATCGACGTCACCAAGAACGGTGAGGTCTGGGTCGAGCAGGGCAAGCCGGACGTACAGACGACGAAGCCCGCCTATCCCGCCCAGGACACCACCAAGGCCGTCATCCACTACCACCGCGCCGACGGGAACTACGACGGCTGGGGCCTGCACGTCTGGACGGGTGCCGCGAACCCCACCGACTGGTCGAAGCCGCTCCAGCCGGTGAAGACTGATGCCTATGGCGCGGTCTTCGAGGTGCCGCTCACCGCGGGTGCCACCAGCCTCAGCTACATCATCCACAAGGGCGACGACAAGGACCTGCCCACCGACCAGTCGCTCGACCTCAAGGCGAACGGCTACGAGGTGTGGCTGTTGAACGGCCAGGAGAAGTACCTGCTCCCGCAGCCGGCCGGCAGCACGGCCGCACTCGACCTGACCACGTCCAAGGCGGTCTGGATCGACCGCGACACCGTTGCCTGGAACGGCGCCGACGGCGCCGCCTCCACCCAGCTGCTCTCCTCCCGGGACGGCTCGATCGCCGTCAAGGACGGGACGCTGACCAGCGACGACGAGCGCTGGATCCGGCTGGAGAAGACCACCCTCACCGACGCCCAGAAGGCGAAGTTCCCGTATCTGAAGGACTACACCGCCTGGTCCGTCGACCCGCGGGACAGCGGCCGGGTGCGTACGGCCCTCACCGGCCAGCTCGTCGCCTCCCAGCGCGCCGCCAACGGCGCCGTGCTGGCCGCGACCGGCGTGCAGATCGCCGGCGTGCTGGACGACCTCTACCCGGGCGCCACGAAGGCCCGGCTCGGCCCGGTCTTCCACGACGGGAAGCCGACCCTCTCCGTCTGGGCGCCGACCGCGCAGAGCGTCTCGCTGGAGCTGGACGGTTCGGTCAAGGCCATGCACCGCGACGACACGACCGGCGTCTGGTCCGTCACCGGCCCCGCGTCCTGGACGGGCAAGCCCTACCGGTACGTCGTGCGGGTCTGGGCGCCCAGCGTCCGCAAGATGGTCGTCAACAAGGTCACCGACCCCTACTCGCTCGCCCTCACCGCCGACTCCGAGCGCAGCCTCGTCGTCGACCTGGACGACCGGTCGCTCGCCCCGAGCGGCTGGGCGGCCCTGCGCAAGCCCACGGCCGTACCGCTGAAGGACGCGCAGATCCAGGAGCTGCACATCCGGGACTTCTCGGTCGCCGACAAGACCGTCCCGGCCCAGGACCAGGGCACCTACCTGGCCTTCACCGACAAGAACAGCGACGGCTCGAAGCATCTGCGGGCGCTGGCCAGGGCCGGCACCTCGTACGTGCATCTGCTGCCGGCCTTCGACTTCGCCACCGTCCCCGAGAAGAAGGCCGACCAGGCGAGCCCGGCCTGTGACCTGGCCTCCTACCCGGCCGACTCCGACCAGCAGCAGGCGTGCGTGGCGAAGACCGCCGCGAAGGACGCCTACAACTGGGGCTACGACCCGTACCACTTCACGGTCCCCGAGGGTTCCTACGCCACCGACCCGGACGGCACCGCCCGCACGGTCCAGTTCCGCAAGATGGTCCAGGCCCTGAACGGGGACGGCCTCCGGGTCGTCATGGACGTCGTCTACAACCACACCGCCGCCAGCGGCCAGGCCGACACCTCCGTGCTCGACAAGATCGTGCCCGGCTACTACCAGCGGCTCCTCGCCGACGGCAGCGTGGCCAACAGCACCTGCTGCTCCAACACCGCACCCGAGAACGCGATGATGGGCAAGCTGGTCGTGGACTCGATCGTCACCTGGGCCAAGGAGTACAAGGTCGACGGCTTCCGCTTCGACCTCATGGGCCACCACCCGAAGGCCAACATCCTGGCGGTCCGCAAGGCGCTCGACGCGCTGACCGTCGCCAAGGACGGCGTCGACGGCAAGAAGATCATCCTGTACGGCGAGGGCTGGAACTTCGGCGAGGTCGCGAACGACGCCCGCTTCGTGCAGGCCACGCAGCAGAACATGGCCGGCACCGGCATCGCCACCTTCTCCGACCGGGCCCGGGACGCGGTGCGCGGCGGCAGCCCCTTCGACTCCGACCCCGGCGTCCAGGGTTTCGCGTCCGGCCTCTACACCGACCCCAACTCCTCGTCCGCCAACGGCACGTCGGCCGAGCAGAAGGCCCGCCTCCTGCACTACCAGGACCTGATCAAGGTCGGGCTGAGCGGCAACCTCGCGAAGTACCGCTTCACGGACACCGACGGCAAGGAGGTCACGGGAGCCGAGGTCGACTATGGCGGCTCGCCCGCCGGCTACGCGGACGCTCCCGGTGACGCCCTCGCCTATGTGGACGCGCACGACAACGAGTCGCTGTTCGACGCGCTGACCTACAAGCTGCCCGCGAAGACCGGCGCCGCCGACCGGGCCCGGATGCAGGTCCTGGCGATGGCCACGGCCGCCCTCTCCCAGGGCCCTGCCCTCTCCCAGGCGGGCACCGACCTGCTGCGCTCCAAGTCGCTGGACCGCAATTCGTACGACAGCGGTGACTGGTTCAACGCCATCCACTGGAACTGCGCCGACGGCAACGGCTTCGGACGCGGGCTGCCGATGGCGGCCGACAACCGGTCGAAGTGGTCGTACGCGGGTCCGCTGCTGAGCTCGGTCAGGGTCGGCTGCTCCGACATCACCGCCGCCTCGGCCGCCTACCAGGACCTGCTCAGGATCCGTACGACGGAGAAGGCGTTCTCCCTCGACACGGCCGCGCAGGTGCAGGACGAGCTGTCCTTCCCGCTGTCGGGCAAGGACGAGACACCGGGTGTGATCACGATGAAGCTCGGTGACCTGGTCGTCGTCTTCAACGCCACCCCGCAGCGGCAGGAGCAGACGATCGGCGCCCTCGCCGGGACGGCCTACCGGCTGCACCCGGTGCAGGCCTCCGGCGCCGATCCGGTGGTGAAGACCTCCTCCTACACGGTCGGCTCGGGCACGTTCGGCGTCCCGGCACGGACGGTGGCGGTGTTCAGCCGGTCGGACAAGTAG
- a CDS encoding TetR/AcrR family transcriptional regulator: MSTGVRRRMGVEERRQQLIGVALDLFSRRSPDEVSIDEIASAAGISRPLVYHYFPGKLSLYEAALKRASEDLAARFAEPHEGPVGARLLRVMRRYFDFVDEHGPGFSALMRGGPAVPADGVRSKDHVSATNALIDSVRQAAYDQILAHLQIAEAPPRLELVVRSWISLAESTALLWLDGRRVPRAELELQLVHDFAALAAVSAAYDEEMAALLKTMVKDEPADGPFAELVGRLIALGS; the protein is encoded by the coding sequence ATGAGTACCGGGGTTCGCCGCAGGATGGGCGTCGAGGAGCGGCGGCAGCAGCTGATCGGCGTCGCCCTCGACCTGTTCAGCCGACGCTCGCCCGACGAGGTCTCCATCGACGAGATAGCGTCGGCCGCCGGCATCTCACGCCCACTGGTGTACCACTACTTCCCCGGCAAACTCAGCCTGTACGAGGCCGCGTTGAAGCGCGCCTCGGAGGATCTCGCGGCACGCTTCGCCGAGCCGCACGAGGGCCCGGTCGGCGCCCGGCTGCTGCGCGTGATGCGCCGCTACTTCGACTTCGTGGACGAACACGGTCCGGGCTTCTCGGCGTTGATGCGGGGCGGCCCGGCGGTCCCCGCGGACGGAGTCCGCTCAAAAGACCACGTGTCGGCCACCAACGCCCTGATCGACTCCGTACGGCAGGCGGCGTACGACCAGATCCTGGCGCATCTCCAGATCGCCGAGGCGCCCCCGCGCCTGGAGCTGGTGGTCCGCTCCTGGATCTCCCTCGCCGAGTCCACGGCCCTGCTCTGGCTGGACGGCCGGCGCGTCCCCCGCGCCGAGCTGGAGCTCCAGCTCGTCCACGACTTCGCCGCACTGGCCGCGGTCAGCGCCGCCTACGACGAGGAGATGGCGGCCCTGCTGAAGACCATGGTCAAGGACGAGCCGGCCGACGGCCCCTTCGCGGAGCTGGTCGGCCGGCTCATCGCCCTGGGTTCCTAA
- a CDS encoding tetratricopeptide repeat protein → MCEGARVNENWEHRVTAAWATFDDYPEERAHEFRALIDALVAELPEDSPLGPFEQACAWDSTGHSDKAVPLYREALARGLSEVSRYKGRRAKIQLASSLRNLGEAEEGVRLLTPELLAPSDELDDAVRAALALCLSSLGRDREGLSLVLGALAAHLPRYQRSMANYARALVDPED, encoded by the coding sequence ATGTGCGAAGGTGCCCGGGTGAACGAGAACTGGGAACACCGCGTGACCGCCGCCTGGGCCACCTTCGACGACTATCCGGAGGAGCGCGCGCACGAGTTCCGCGCACTGATCGACGCGCTGGTCGCCGAGCTGCCCGAGGACAGCCCGCTGGGCCCCTTCGAGCAGGCCTGCGCCTGGGACTCGACCGGGCACTCGGACAAGGCGGTGCCGCTGTACCGGGAGGCGCTGGCGCGCGGCCTGAGCGAGGTGAGCCGGTACAAGGGACGCCGGGCCAAGATCCAGCTGGCCAGCTCGCTGCGGAACCTCGGTGAGGCGGAGGAGGGCGTCAGGCTGCTCACGCCCGAACTGCTCGCTCCGTCCGACGAGTTGGACGACGCGGTGCGGGCGGCTCTGGCCCTGTGTCTGTCCAGCCTCGGCCGGGACCGCGAGGGTCTCTCCCTGGTCCTCGGCGCGCTGGCCGCCCATCTGCCGCGTTACCAGCGGTCGATGGCCAACTACGCGCGTGCACTGGTCGATCCGGAGGACTGA
- a CDS encoding 5-carboxymethyl-2-hydroxymuconate Delta-isomerase — MPQITVDFSYNAEVISDTFVRELHETVVEIAAARPEACKTLFREGHTGYGYEGVADESHHVVHVTIGLLAGRSEETKAKLTEAVLDVLRKHVAPQDGVTLHASAEVRDLDASYRKFER; from the coding sequence ATGCCGCAGATCACCGTCGACTTCTCGTACAACGCCGAGGTCATCTCGGACACCTTCGTGCGGGAGCTGCACGAGACGGTCGTCGAGATCGCGGCCGCCAGGCCGGAGGCCTGCAAGACGCTGTTCCGGGAGGGGCACACCGGCTACGGATACGAAGGGGTCGCGGACGAGAGCCACCACGTGGTGCACGTGACCATCGGGCTCCTCGCCGGACGCAGCGAGGAGACGAAGGCCAAGCTCACGGAGGCCGTGCTGGACGTGCTCCGCAAGCACGTGGCACCGCAGGACGGGGTCACCCTGCACGCCTCCGCCGAGGTCCGCGACCTCGACGCCTCCTACCGGAAGTTCGAGCGTTAG
- a CDS encoding PDR/VanB family oxidoreductase: MPKLRAVALVAGAVLLTRGALRRRIQVSPLWPLPALEEPTSGRPRSRALRLLVTSRETVADGVVRLRLEGRDLPRWEPGAHLDLVLPSGLVRQYSLCGDPEDTSSYTVATRLVTDGRGGSREVHEQVTEGMELEVRGPRNRFPLVEAESYVFIAGGIGITPLLPMLRALPEHTEWRLLYAGRDRASMPFLEEVEKLGRGRVTVVTGRPDLDALEAGEGAAVYACGPEGLMAAVAERFPEVRLERFAPRTSSDGNTEFEVELRRSGRTLTVPADSTVLAAVRRELPDTAYSCEQGFCGTCQQRVLEGEIDHRDELLTDTERADSMLICVSRARSDRLVIDM, encoded by the coding sequence ATGCCGAAGCTGCGTGCTGTCGCGCTCGTCGCGGGTGCCGTACTGCTGACCCGGGGTGCCCTGCGCCGCCGTATCCAGGTCTCGCCGCTGTGGCCGCTGCCCGCACTGGAGGAGCCCACCTCGGGCCGGCCGCGCTCGCGGGCGCTCAGGCTGCTGGTGACCTCGCGCGAGACGGTGGCCGACGGGGTCGTCCGACTCCGCCTGGAAGGGCGGGACCTGCCGCGCTGGGAGCCCGGTGCGCATCTCGACCTCGTGCTGCCGTCGGGGCTCGTGCGGCAGTACTCGCTGTGCGGCGACCCCGAGGACACCTCCTCGTACACGGTCGCGACCCGGCTGGTCACGGACGGGCGGGGCGGCTCGCGCGAGGTGCACGAGCAGGTGACCGAGGGCATGGAACTGGAGGTGCGGGGGCCGCGGAATCGCTTCCCCCTCGTCGAGGCGGAGTCCTACGTCTTCATCGCCGGCGGAATCGGGATCACCCCGCTGCTGCCGATGCTGCGGGCGCTCCCGGAGCACACCGAATGGCGGCTGCTGTACGCGGGGCGCGACCGGGCCTCGATGCCGTTCCTGGAGGAGGTCGAGAAGCTGGGCCGGGGCCGGGTGACCGTCGTGACGGGGCGGCCCGATCTCGACGCGCTGGAGGCGGGCGAGGGTGCCGCCGTCTACGCCTGCGGTCCCGAGGGGCTCATGGCGGCCGTCGCGGAGCGCTTCCCGGAGGTCCGGCTGGAGCGGTTCGCGCCGCGTACGTCGTCCGACGGCAACACCGAGTTCGAGGTCGAACTGCGGCGCAGCGGGCGCACGTTGACCGTCCCGGCCGACTCCACCGTGCTGGCCGCCGTCCGCCGGGAGCTGCCGGACACCGCCTACTCCTGCGAGCAGGGCTTCTGCGGGACCTGCCAACAGCGGGTGCTGGAAGGGGAGATCGACCACCGGGACGAGCTGCTGACGGACACGGAGCGTGCCGACTCGATGCTGATCTGTGTGTCGCGCGCCCGGAGCGATCGTTTGGTGATCGACATGTGA
- a CDS encoding DUF1996 domain-containing protein, with product MGRNTRKRRTPLATKAIAASAALALGGGGLIWANFYASAHESNNQMWGGNTTKAATAQVATISCPDVGQKLTNVPQAARQGVATELANLDKQITEAYNRLASTRQAQTNDPSFVQNAIVGPLKDKRAATIDRIRIDIQRVGGQFDSSLSQLAACTTQNANQTTAGGQNNGQNGGQNNGGQQQNGGQQQGGQQQGNNGGQGGDGPSAADFVDITKVAPNVQAKPNKTPNASTGTFITRCGVNANQNHNSDNVIVAPGVTNGAHHVHDYVGNQKVNAFSSNQTFLQGGTSCQNKNDLSAYYWPVIRLQDGTQEKDANADGGGKDLNVGKILVAQQAQIKYVGNPTSKVVAMPQFLRIITGDAKAFVNGPANANAHWSCTGFENRVQLTTQYPICPAGSKVVRTFAFQSCWDGKNIDSANHRTHVAFADPASGACPVGFKAIPQLTMRLVYNVPQPVIQNGQVKNAYAVDGFPEELHKPITDHDDFISVTNGGLANTIANCINTGQRCQ from the coding sequence ATGGGACGCAACACACGAAAACGCCGTACGCCGCTGGCCACCAAGGCCATAGCCGCATCGGCGGCCCTAGCGCTCGGTGGGGGCGGGCTGATCTGGGCGAACTTCTACGCCTCGGCGCATGAGTCGAACAACCAGATGTGGGGAGGGAACACGACCAAGGCCGCGACGGCGCAGGTCGCGACCATCTCCTGCCCGGACGTCGGCCAGAAGCTGACGAACGTACCGCAGGCGGCCCGCCAGGGCGTGGCGACGGAGCTGGCCAACCTCGACAAGCAGATCACCGAGGCCTACAACCGGCTCGCCTCCACCCGGCAGGCACAGACGAACGACCCGAGCTTCGTGCAGAATGCGATCGTCGGGCCCCTGAAGGACAAGCGGGCGGCGACGATCGACCGGATCCGCATCGACATCCAGCGGGTCGGCGGCCAGTTCGACAGCTCGCTGTCCCAGCTCGCCGCCTGTACGACGCAGAACGCCAACCAGACCACCGCCGGCGGCCAGAACAACGGGCAGAACGGCGGCCAGAACAACGGTGGCCAGCAGCAGAACGGCGGCCAGCAGCAGGGCGGTCAGCAGCAGGGCAACAACGGCGGTCAGGGCGGTGACGGCCCCTCCGCGGCGGACTTCGTGGACATCACGAAGGTCGCGCCGAACGTCCAGGCCAAGCCGAACAAGACCCCCAACGCCTCGACGGGCACGTTCATCACGCGCTGCGGTGTGAACGCCAATCAGAACCACAACAGCGACAACGTGATCGTCGCGCCCGGTGTGACCAACGGCGCCCACCACGTGCACGACTACGTCGGCAACCAGAAGGTCAACGCGTTCTCCAGCAACCAGACCTTCCTGCAGGGCGGCACCAGCTGCCAGAACAAGAACGACCTGTCGGCGTACTACTGGCCGGTCATCCGTCTGCAGGACGGCACGCAGGAGAAGGACGCGAACGCCGACGGCGGTGGCAAGGACCTCAACGTCGGCAAGATCCTGGTCGCCCAGCAGGCCCAGATCAAGTACGTCGGCAACCCGACCAGCAAGGTCGTCGCGATGCCGCAGTTCCTGCGCATCATCACCGGTGACGCCAAGGCCTTCGTCAACGGCCCGGCCAACGCCAACGCGCACTGGAGCTGCACCGGCTTCGAGAACAGGGTCCAGCTGACGACGCAGTACCCGATCTGCCCGGCCGGCAGCAAGGTGGTGCGGACGTTCGCCTTCCAGAGCTGCTGGGACGGCAAGAACATCGACAGCGCCAACCACCGTACGCATGTGGCCTTCGCCGACCCGGCGAGCGGCGCCTGCCCGGTGGGCTTCAAGGCGATTCCGCAGCTGACGATGCGCCTGGTGTACAACGTGCCGCAGCCGGTCATCCAGAACGGCCAGGTGAAGAACGCCTACGCGGTGGACGGCTTCCCCGAGGAGCTGCACAAGCCGATCACCGACCACGACGACTTCATCAGCGTCACCAACGGCGGTCTGGCCAACACGATCGCCAACTGCATCAACACCGGACAGCGGTGCCAGTAG
- a CDS encoding metal-dependent hydrolase, whose protein sequence is MSNTQARVPLKARKVSFSWDGTPLHWVPGDPFTTHTINVLHLLLPAGERWFVHVYKQALPLIRDERLREDVIGFIGQEAMHSQAHDEVLPHLREQGLDPTPYTAQVDWFFEKLLGDRTLPPGRARRWWLLERVALIAAIEHYTAFLGDWVLGAGELDRRGADPTMLDLLRWHGAEEVEHRSVAFDLFMHVDGSYRRRVRTWATAFSALVFLWQRGARFFMENDPTLVDGKASFKEFHDRGRRGLLPSTGAMIRSIPRYLSRDYHPSQEGDTEQAVAYLASSPAAMAAEKRAA, encoded by the coding sequence ATGTCTAACACGCAGGCCCGGGTGCCGCTCAAGGCACGCAAAGTGTCCTTCTCCTGGGACGGCACGCCGTTGCACTGGGTGCCGGGCGATCCCTTCACCACGCACACGATCAACGTGCTGCATCTGCTGTTGCCCGCCGGTGAGCGGTGGTTCGTGCACGTCTACAAGCAGGCGCTGCCGCTGATCCGGGACGAGCGGCTGCGCGAGGACGTCATCGGGTTCATCGGGCAGGAGGCGATGCACTCCCAGGCCCATGACGAGGTGCTGCCGCATCTGCGCGAGCAGGGCCTCGATCCGACGCCGTACACCGCGCAGGTCGACTGGTTCTTCGAGAAGCTGCTCGGCGACCGCACGCTGCCGCCGGGCCGGGCCAGGCGCTGGTGGCTGCTGGAGCGGGTCGCGCTCATCGCGGCCATCGAGCACTACACCGCGTTCCTCGGCGACTGGGTGCTGGGCGCCGGGGAGCTGGACCGGCGGGGCGCCGACCCGACCATGCTGGACCTGCTGCGCTGGCACGGCGCGGAGGAGGTCGAGCACCGCTCGGTGGCCTTCGATCTGTTCATGCACGTCGACGGGAGCTACCGACGGCGCGTGCGGACCTGGGCCACGGCGTTCTCCGCGCTGGTGTTCCTGTGGCAGCGCGGGGCGCGGTTCTTCATGGAGAACGACCCGACTCTCGTCGACGGCAAGGCGTCCTTCAAGGAGTTCCACGACCGTGGCAGGCGGGGCCTGCTCCCCTCGACCGGGGCCATGATCCGGTCCATCCCCCGCTATCTGAGCCGTGACTATCACCCCTCGCAGGAGGGTGACACCGAGCAGGCCGTCGCCTACCTGGCGTCCTCCCCGGCCGCCATGGCAGCGGAGAAGAGGGCCGCGTGA